Below is a window of Leifsonia sp. NPDC080035 DNA.
ACGCTCGGCGCCCCGTACATCGACGGCCGGCTCGCGGCCCGGATGCGCGAGCGCGAGCTCCCGGGGGTGCTCTTCCGCGAGGTGTGGTTCGCGCCGACGTTCCACAAGTACGCGGGCACGACCGTGCGCGGCATCCAGCTGCACGTCACGGACCGCCGGGCGTTCCGGCCGGTGGCGACGGGCCTGGCGGTGATGGATGCGATCGCCGAGCTCTACCCGGACGACTTCCGGTTCCTGCCGCCGGGGGAGCGGCTCGACGGCCCCGACCGCAGGCACGCCATCGACCTGCTCTGGGGCTCGGACGAGCTGCGGCGCACGGTCGAGGCCGGCCGTCCCGCGAGCGAGCTCGTCGGCGCCCCGAGCGCCGTCGCGGACGTGTACGGCGACGACGTCCTGCTGTACCCACGTGTTTCGGCCGTGTGACGGTCGCGTAAATGATTGCCATAGAACTTTTCTTGGCTGAAAATGCTTGACATGATCGAGCCCATGAAGGTAATTTCGATCGCACCGACGTCGAGCCCCACAGTGAAGTGAGCGCGAGGAGAGACATGCTTCAGACCACCACCGACACGACGATCCGCACGTTCCGCACCGGAGACGGCCCCCGCATCGCCGAGGCCTGGACCCGGTCGGCACCGGCCGACGGCATCACGCCGCTGCGCTTCCGCGACATGTTCCTGCTCGATCGGAACTTCGACGCGGGCGGCCTGTTCGTCGCCGAGCAGGACGGCCGGCTCGTCGGCGCCGCCTACGGCGTCCGCCGCCTGATCGCGGCCGACGGCGCGGACCTCGAGCCGGAATCCGGCTGGATCCCGTTCTTCTTCGTCGTGCCGGAGGCCCGGCGCGGAGGAGTCGGGACGCGGCTGCTGCGGTCGACGATGGACTGGCTGGCCGAGCAGGGGGCGCGCACCGCGTACTTCTCGTCGTACACGCCGAACTACTTCCTGCCCGGTCTCGACGCCGAGCGCTACCCCGATGCGGCCCGGCTGCTCGCCTCCCTCGGCTTCACGACCCAGTACGAGTCGGTGGCCATGGACAGGACGCTGAACGACTACGCGATGCCCGAGCGCGTCCGCGAGCGGGCCGACGAGCTGGCCGCGCAGGGCTGGCGGTTCGGGTCGCCGACCGGCGACGACCTGCCCGAGCTGATCGACATCGCGGGCAGCCGGTTCAACCCGGACTGGGCGCGTGGTATCCGCGAGGGCGTGCTCGGCGGTCAGTCGCTGGAGCGGATCGTCACGGTCCGCGACCCGCAGGGGCGCATGCTCGGCTGGGCG
It encodes the following:
- a CDS encoding GNAT family N-acetyltransferase, whose amino-acid sequence is MLQTTTDTTIRTFRTGDGPRIAEAWTRSAPADGITPLRFRDMFLLDRNFDAGGLFVAEQDGRLVGAAYGVRRLIAADGADLEPESGWIPFFFVVPEARRGGVGTRLLRSTMDWLAEQGARTAYFSSYTPNYFLPGLDAERYPDAARLLASLGFTTQYESVAMDRTLNDYAMPERVRERADELAAQGWRFGSPTGDDLPELIDIAGSRFNPDWARGIREGVLGGQSLERIVTVRDPQGRMLGWAMHGTYENVLERFGPFGVLPESRGTGLGEILLHLTLERMRALGAHSAWFLWTEETSAAGHLYLKTGFSVTRTFTILHAPLAA